From the Syngnathoides biaculeatus isolate LvHL_M chromosome 10, ASM1980259v1, whole genome shotgun sequence genome, one window contains:
- the zbtb40 gene encoding zinc finger and BTB domain-containing protein 40 isoform X3: MTLHRNPFGVVIRVQLLVRAKHCFGWQPYTLHIAKHNNNEFNSNKLFFIFFGVNMVNSCCAVCCQNCRRSQRSNFSSQGVMNLPVQTNKMIELPNYSAQLMQQLWALQKEGHFCDCTVLVGEDPHRAHKLVLAASSMLFRSLLDLSDTVSIDTTLVSSQEFSCLLDMVYTGKLPLGKHNVSRIIAAADSLQMFDVAVSFKNVLTNIINQQSPASPSSTKVPILTPANKLPSPDPEVSLASSTKDNSAQGGLHMEGTSRETCEDGNDNVKGPLCKRVCPEFSESSGSKENKASKSGVEEANATVAKTTPVFLELASQLTEQLCGMPDVVQLFSQSAHSCLDEQERQLVCKCCEEAEPSTVVSKLLGKVEKGLFSEQTLLTLLRTVQQRAPSSFPVLLLSQLEELKNMQEPDGYQTGGGCEQENCSRSVIKLEQSNIEDPEVHERDAYCSSSKSYCCHWCKKSFAYKCRVMTHMKRCPMSKEGQLQCPQCSVKLANQRALQRHLAESHPGTVRDKKKKIACDLCGRTFAHPSGMIYHKRTEHFDEKPYACETCGAKFPATSSLKNHMRLHTGEKPYHCKHCDMSFSVAAALAYHTKKKHSEGKMYACQYCKAVFAQSIELTRHVRTHTGDRPYVCRECGKGHSQASGLTVHLQTFHNMSQPLNCQKCCLSFQTLEEHQKHIEELHLKVFHKCPTCSKVFTSALLLDKHKSIHTGVKPFICNLCNKSYQQLSGLWYHNRTNHPEVFANQTRQLKTLVQCEICFRFFPCASSLAKHREAEHEGSAASTVHCSHCQVVFGGPEEMQEHMCSQYTTSTNDFICPLCALVCTSEMELQEHLLSCHMGAQQTPKEGGEQEASSSQTVISPHHPEGEAVQSAASEKESQLAVTQQVFVTVAGEAAWDWLETSSGCTLPPA; this comes from the exons CAAGGAGTGATGAACCTTCCTGTTCAGACAAACAAAATGATTGAGCTCCCAAACTACAGCGCCCAGCTGATGCAGCAACTGTGGGCCCTACAAAAGGAGGGCCACTTTTGTGACTGCACTGTTCTGGTGGGAGAAGACCCTCACCGTGCACATAAACTGGTGCTGGCTGCTTCCAGCATGCTTTTCAG GTCACTGCTGGATCTTTCGGATACTGTCTCCATCGATACCACTTTGGTTTCCTCGCAGGAGTTCAGCTGTCTTCTGGACATGGTCTATACAGGCAAGCTACCTTTGGGAAAACATAATGTCAGCCGCATCATCGCCGCTGCAGACAGCCTGCAGATGTTTGATGTAGCTGTGAGCTTTAAAAATGTCCTCACCAACATTATTAACCAGCAGTCCCCAGCCTCCCCCTCCTCTACGAAGGTTCCAATCCTCACCCCAGCCAACAAACTTCCCAGCCCAGATCCTGAAGTTTCACTTGCTTCATCCACTAAAGACAACTCAGCTCAAGGTGGGCTACATATGGAGGGTACATCACGGGAAACATGCGAAGATGGAAATGATAATGTAAAGGGACCTCTATGTAAAAGAGTCTGTCCAGAGTTTTCCGAGTCCTCAG GgtccaaagaaaacaaagcctcAAAAAGTGGAGTAGAGGAAGCTAATGCAACAGTCGCAAAGACTACACCTGTTTTTTTGGAGCTTGCTTCTCAGCTGACCGAGCAACTTTGCGGCATGCCAGATGTTGTTCAGCTGTTTAGCCAATCAGCTCACAGCTGTCTGGATGAGCAGGAGAGACAG TTAGTGTGCAAGTGCTGTGAAGAAGCTGAGCCAAGCACAGTAGTAAGTAAGCTGTTGGGCAAAGTGGAGAAGGGACTTTTCAGTGAGCAAACTCTCCTGACGCTGCTCCGCACTGTCCAACAAAGGGCTCCCTCTTCCTTCCCTGTATTACTGCTCTCTCAGCTGGAGGAGTTGAAGAATATGCAGGAGCCAGATGGGTACCAGACTGGAG GCGGCTGTGAACAGGAGAACTGCAGCAGAAGTGTAATAAAGCTGGAGCAAAGCAACATAGAGGACCCTGAAGTGCATGAGAGAGATGCATACTGTTCGTCTTCAAAGTCTTACTGCTGTCACTGGTGTAAGAAGAGTTTTGCCTACAAGTGCCGTGTTATGACCCATATGAAGCGCTGCCCCATGTCCAAGGAAGGTCAGCTGCAGTGTCCACAATGTTCTGTGAAGCTGGCCAACCAGCGGGCATTACAGCGCCATTTGGCTGAGTCTCACCCAGGCACTGTAagagacaagaagaagaagatagccTGTGACCTATGTGGAAGAACCTTTGCACACCCATCAG GTATGATTTACCACAAGCGGACTGAGCATTTTGATGAGAAGCCATACGCCTGTGAGACATGTGGCGCTAAGTTTCCCGCCACCTCTTCTTTGAAGAATCACATGCGGCTGCACACAGGGGAAAAGCCCTACCATTGCAAACACTGTGACATGAGCTTTAGTGTGGCAGCCGCACTGGCCTACCACACCAAGAAGAAACACTCAGAGG gcAAGATGTATGCATGTCAGTATTGCAAGGCTGTCTTCGCCCAATCAATCGAGCTCACGCGGCATGTGAGAACGCACACAGGTGATCGGCCCTACGTATGTCGGGAATGTGGAAAAGGGCACAGCCAGGCCAGCGGGTTGACCGTCCACCTGCAAACCTTCCACA ACATGTCGCAGCCTCTCAACTGTCAAAAGTGTTGCCTCAGCTTCCAGACTTTAGAGGAGCATCAGAAGCACATAGAGGAGCTCCACTTAAAGGTGTTCCACAAGTGTCCCACATGCAGCAAAGTCTTCACCAGCGCTTTGCTGCTCGACAAACACAAGTCCATACACACTGGTGTCAAGCCCTTTATCTGCAACTTGTGCAACAAGTCTTACCAG CAACTGTCTGGCCTGTGGTACCATAACAGGACTAATCACCCTGAGGTGTTTGCTAACCAGACACGCCAATTGAAGACCCTGGTCCAATGTGAGATCTGCTTCAGATTCTTCCCCTGTGCCTCCAGCCTGGCCAAACACAGAGAAGCTGAACATGAAG GTTCTGCAGCATCCACCGTCCACTGCTCGCATTGTCAAGTCGTGTTTGGTGGGCCAGAAGAGATGCAGGAGCACATGTGCAGCCAGTACACAACAAGCACCAACGATTTCATCTGCCCCCTTTGCGCCCTGGTCTGCACCTCTGAAATGGAGCTGCAGGAGCACCTCCTCTCCTGCCACATGGGGGCTCAGCAGACACCGAAGGAAGGCGGTGAGCAGGAGGCCTCCAGTTCACAGACT GTGATCTCACCGCACCATCCAGAGGGAGAGGCAGTGCAGTCAGCAGCCTCCGAGAAAGAGTCGCAGTTGGCTGTGACCCAGCAAGTGTTTGTGACTGTGGCAGGAGAAG ctgcctgggattggctggaaaccagttctgggtgtaccctgcctcctgcctga
- the zbtb40 gene encoding zinc finger and BTB domain-containing protein 40 isoform X5, with translation MTLHRNPFGVVIRVQLLVRAKHCFGWQPYTLHIAKHNNNEFNSNKLFFIFFGVNMVNSCCAVCCQNCRRSQRSNFSSQGVMNLPVQTNKMIELPNYSAQLMQQLWALQKEGHFCDCTVLVGEDPHRAHKLVLAASSMLFRSLLDLSDTVSIDTTLVSSQEFSCLLDMVYTGKLPLGKHNVSRIIAAADSLQMFDVAVSFKNVLTNIINQQSPASPSSTKVPILTPANKLPSPDPEVSLASSTKDNSAQGGLHMEGTSRETCEDGNDNVKGPLCKRVCPEFSESSGSKENKASKSGVEEANATVAKTTPVFLELASQLTEQLCGMPDVVQLFSQSAHSCLDEQERQLVCKCCEEAEPSTVVSKLLGKVEKGLFSEQTLLTLLRTVQQRAPSSFPVLLLSQLEELKNMQEPDGYQTGGGCEQENCSRSVIKLEQSNIEDPEVHERDAYCSSSKSYCCHWCKKSFAYKCRVMTHMKRCPMSKEGQLQCPQCSVKLANQRALQRHLAESHPGTVRDKKKKIACDLCGRTFAHPSGMIYHKRTEHFDEKPYACETCGAKFPATSSLKNHMRLHTGEKPYHCKHCDMSFSVAAALAYHTKKKHSEGKMYACQYCKAVFAQSIELTRHVRTHTGDRPYVCRECGKGHSQASGLTVHLQTFHNMSQPLNCQKCCLSFQTLEEHQKHIEELHLKVFHKCPTCSKVFTSALLLDKHKSIHTGVKPFICNLCNKSYQQLSGLWYHNRTNHPEVFANQTRQLKTLVQCEICFRFFPCASSLAKHREAEHEGSAASTVHCSHCQVVFGGPEEMQEHMCSQYTTSTNDFICPLCALVCTSEMELQEHLLSCHMGAQQTPKEGGEQEASSSQTVISPHHPEGEAVQSAASEKESQLAVTQQVFVTVAGEVHADI, from the exons CAAGGAGTGATGAACCTTCCTGTTCAGACAAACAAAATGATTGAGCTCCCAAACTACAGCGCCCAGCTGATGCAGCAACTGTGGGCCCTACAAAAGGAGGGCCACTTTTGTGACTGCACTGTTCTGGTGGGAGAAGACCCTCACCGTGCACATAAACTGGTGCTGGCTGCTTCCAGCATGCTTTTCAG GTCACTGCTGGATCTTTCGGATACTGTCTCCATCGATACCACTTTGGTTTCCTCGCAGGAGTTCAGCTGTCTTCTGGACATGGTCTATACAGGCAAGCTACCTTTGGGAAAACATAATGTCAGCCGCATCATCGCCGCTGCAGACAGCCTGCAGATGTTTGATGTAGCTGTGAGCTTTAAAAATGTCCTCACCAACATTATTAACCAGCAGTCCCCAGCCTCCCCCTCCTCTACGAAGGTTCCAATCCTCACCCCAGCCAACAAACTTCCCAGCCCAGATCCTGAAGTTTCACTTGCTTCATCCACTAAAGACAACTCAGCTCAAGGTGGGCTACATATGGAGGGTACATCACGGGAAACATGCGAAGATGGAAATGATAATGTAAAGGGACCTCTATGTAAAAGAGTCTGTCCAGAGTTTTCCGAGTCCTCAG GgtccaaagaaaacaaagcctcAAAAAGTGGAGTAGAGGAAGCTAATGCAACAGTCGCAAAGACTACACCTGTTTTTTTGGAGCTTGCTTCTCAGCTGACCGAGCAACTTTGCGGCATGCCAGATGTTGTTCAGCTGTTTAGCCAATCAGCTCACAGCTGTCTGGATGAGCAGGAGAGACAG TTAGTGTGCAAGTGCTGTGAAGAAGCTGAGCCAAGCACAGTAGTAAGTAAGCTGTTGGGCAAAGTGGAGAAGGGACTTTTCAGTGAGCAAACTCTCCTGACGCTGCTCCGCACTGTCCAACAAAGGGCTCCCTCTTCCTTCCCTGTATTACTGCTCTCTCAGCTGGAGGAGTTGAAGAATATGCAGGAGCCAGATGGGTACCAGACTGGAG GCGGCTGTGAACAGGAGAACTGCAGCAGAAGTGTAATAAAGCTGGAGCAAAGCAACATAGAGGACCCTGAAGTGCATGAGAGAGATGCATACTGTTCGTCTTCAAAGTCTTACTGCTGTCACTGGTGTAAGAAGAGTTTTGCCTACAAGTGCCGTGTTATGACCCATATGAAGCGCTGCCCCATGTCCAAGGAAGGTCAGCTGCAGTGTCCACAATGTTCTGTGAAGCTGGCCAACCAGCGGGCATTACAGCGCCATTTGGCTGAGTCTCACCCAGGCACTGTAagagacaagaagaagaagatagccTGTGACCTATGTGGAAGAACCTTTGCACACCCATCAG GTATGATTTACCACAAGCGGACTGAGCATTTTGATGAGAAGCCATACGCCTGTGAGACATGTGGCGCTAAGTTTCCCGCCACCTCTTCTTTGAAGAATCACATGCGGCTGCACACAGGGGAAAAGCCCTACCATTGCAAACACTGTGACATGAGCTTTAGTGTGGCAGCCGCACTGGCCTACCACACCAAGAAGAAACACTCAGAGG gcAAGATGTATGCATGTCAGTATTGCAAGGCTGTCTTCGCCCAATCAATCGAGCTCACGCGGCATGTGAGAACGCACACAGGTGATCGGCCCTACGTATGTCGGGAATGTGGAAAAGGGCACAGCCAGGCCAGCGGGTTGACCGTCCACCTGCAAACCTTCCACA ACATGTCGCAGCCTCTCAACTGTCAAAAGTGTTGCCTCAGCTTCCAGACTTTAGAGGAGCATCAGAAGCACATAGAGGAGCTCCACTTAAAGGTGTTCCACAAGTGTCCCACATGCAGCAAAGTCTTCACCAGCGCTTTGCTGCTCGACAAACACAAGTCCATACACACTGGTGTCAAGCCCTTTATCTGCAACTTGTGCAACAAGTCTTACCAG CAACTGTCTGGCCTGTGGTACCATAACAGGACTAATCACCCTGAGGTGTTTGCTAACCAGACACGCCAATTGAAGACCCTGGTCCAATGTGAGATCTGCTTCAGATTCTTCCCCTGTGCCTCCAGCCTGGCCAAACACAGAGAAGCTGAACATGAAG GTTCTGCAGCATCCACCGTCCACTGCTCGCATTGTCAAGTCGTGTTTGGTGGGCCAGAAGAGATGCAGGAGCACATGTGCAGCCAGTACACAACAAGCACCAACGATTTCATCTGCCCCCTTTGCGCCCTGGTCTGCACCTCTGAAATGGAGCTGCAGGAGCACCTCCTCTCCTGCCACATGGGGGCTCAGCAGACACCGAAGGAAGGCGGTGAGCAGGAGGCCTCCAGTTCACAGACT GTGATCTCACCGCACCATCCAGAGGGAGAGGCAGTGCAGTCAGCAGCCTCCGAGAAAGAGTCGCAGTTGGCTGTGACCCAGCAAGTGTTTGTGACTGTGGCAGGAGAAG TGCATGCTGACATCTGA
- the zbtb40 gene encoding zinc finger and BTB domain-containing protein 40 isoform X8: MNLPVQTNKMIELPNYSAQLMQQLWALQKEGHFCDCTVLVGEDPHRAHKLVLAASSMLFRSLLDLSDTVSIDTTLVSSQEFSCLLDMVYTGKLPLGKHNVSRIIAAADSLQMFDVAVSFKNVLTNIINQQSPASPSSTKVPILTPANKLPSPDPEVSLASSTKDNSAQGGLHMEGTSRETCEDGNDNVKGPLCKRVCPEFSESSGSKENKASKSGVEEANATVAKTTPVFLELASQLTEQLCGMPDVVQLFSQSAHSCLDEQERQLVCKCCEEAEPSTVVSKLLGKVEKGLFSEQTLLTLLRTVQQRAPSSFPVLLLSQLEELKNMQEPDGYQTGGGCEQENCSRSVIKLEQSNIEDPEVHERDAYCSSSKSYCCHWCKKSFAYKCRVMTHMKRCPMSKEGQLQCPQCSVKLANQRALQRHLAESHPGTVRDKKKKIACDLCGRTFAHPSGMIYHKRTEHFDEKPYACETCGAKFPATSSLKNHMRLHTGEKPYHCKHCDMSFSVAAALAYHTKKKHSEGKMYACQYCKAVFAQSIELTRHVRTHTGDRPYVCRECGKGHSQASGLTVHLQTFHNMSQPLNCQKCCLSFQTLEEHQKHIEELHLKVFHKCPTCSKVFTSALLLDKHKSIHTGVKPFICNLCNKSYQQLSGLWYHNRTNHPEVFANQTRQLKTLVQCEICFRFFPCASSLAKHREAEHEGSAASTVHCSHCQVVFGGPEEMQEHMCSQYTTSTNDFICPLCALVCTSEMELQEHLLSCHMGAQQTPKEGGEQEASSSQTVISPHHPEGEAVQSAASEKESQLAVTQQVFVTVAGEADCLVPPRELVMHLRGCGDSHGEVFKKDNCKLRTAPWTRF, from the exons ATGAACCTTCCTGTTCAGACAAACAAAATGATTGAGCTCCCAAACTACAGCGCCCAGCTGATGCAGCAACTGTGGGCCCTACAAAAGGAGGGCCACTTTTGTGACTGCACTGTTCTGGTGGGAGAAGACCCTCACCGTGCACATAAACTGGTGCTGGCTGCTTCCAGCATGCTTTTCAG GTCACTGCTGGATCTTTCGGATACTGTCTCCATCGATACCACTTTGGTTTCCTCGCAGGAGTTCAGCTGTCTTCTGGACATGGTCTATACAGGCAAGCTACCTTTGGGAAAACATAATGTCAGCCGCATCATCGCCGCTGCAGACAGCCTGCAGATGTTTGATGTAGCTGTGAGCTTTAAAAATGTCCTCACCAACATTATTAACCAGCAGTCCCCAGCCTCCCCCTCCTCTACGAAGGTTCCAATCCTCACCCCAGCCAACAAACTTCCCAGCCCAGATCCTGAAGTTTCACTTGCTTCATCCACTAAAGACAACTCAGCTCAAGGTGGGCTACATATGGAGGGTACATCACGGGAAACATGCGAAGATGGAAATGATAATGTAAAGGGACCTCTATGTAAAAGAGTCTGTCCAGAGTTTTCCGAGTCCTCAG GgtccaaagaaaacaaagcctcAAAAAGTGGAGTAGAGGAAGCTAATGCAACAGTCGCAAAGACTACACCTGTTTTTTTGGAGCTTGCTTCTCAGCTGACCGAGCAACTTTGCGGCATGCCAGATGTTGTTCAGCTGTTTAGCCAATCAGCTCACAGCTGTCTGGATGAGCAGGAGAGACAG TTAGTGTGCAAGTGCTGTGAAGAAGCTGAGCCAAGCACAGTAGTAAGTAAGCTGTTGGGCAAAGTGGAGAAGGGACTTTTCAGTGAGCAAACTCTCCTGACGCTGCTCCGCACTGTCCAACAAAGGGCTCCCTCTTCCTTCCCTGTATTACTGCTCTCTCAGCTGGAGGAGTTGAAGAATATGCAGGAGCCAGATGGGTACCAGACTGGAG GCGGCTGTGAACAGGAGAACTGCAGCAGAAGTGTAATAAAGCTGGAGCAAAGCAACATAGAGGACCCTGAAGTGCATGAGAGAGATGCATACTGTTCGTCTTCAAAGTCTTACTGCTGTCACTGGTGTAAGAAGAGTTTTGCCTACAAGTGCCGTGTTATGACCCATATGAAGCGCTGCCCCATGTCCAAGGAAGGTCAGCTGCAGTGTCCACAATGTTCTGTGAAGCTGGCCAACCAGCGGGCATTACAGCGCCATTTGGCTGAGTCTCACCCAGGCACTGTAagagacaagaagaagaagatagccTGTGACCTATGTGGAAGAACCTTTGCACACCCATCAG GTATGATTTACCACAAGCGGACTGAGCATTTTGATGAGAAGCCATACGCCTGTGAGACATGTGGCGCTAAGTTTCCCGCCACCTCTTCTTTGAAGAATCACATGCGGCTGCACACAGGGGAAAAGCCCTACCATTGCAAACACTGTGACATGAGCTTTAGTGTGGCAGCCGCACTGGCCTACCACACCAAGAAGAAACACTCAGAGG gcAAGATGTATGCATGTCAGTATTGCAAGGCTGTCTTCGCCCAATCAATCGAGCTCACGCGGCATGTGAGAACGCACACAGGTGATCGGCCCTACGTATGTCGGGAATGTGGAAAAGGGCACAGCCAGGCCAGCGGGTTGACCGTCCACCTGCAAACCTTCCACA ACATGTCGCAGCCTCTCAACTGTCAAAAGTGTTGCCTCAGCTTCCAGACTTTAGAGGAGCATCAGAAGCACATAGAGGAGCTCCACTTAAAGGTGTTCCACAAGTGTCCCACATGCAGCAAAGTCTTCACCAGCGCTTTGCTGCTCGACAAACACAAGTCCATACACACTGGTGTCAAGCCCTTTATCTGCAACTTGTGCAACAAGTCTTACCAG CAACTGTCTGGCCTGTGGTACCATAACAGGACTAATCACCCTGAGGTGTTTGCTAACCAGACACGCCAATTGAAGACCCTGGTCCAATGTGAGATCTGCTTCAGATTCTTCCCCTGTGCCTCCAGCCTGGCCAAACACAGAGAAGCTGAACATGAAG GTTCTGCAGCATCCACCGTCCACTGCTCGCATTGTCAAGTCGTGTTTGGTGGGCCAGAAGAGATGCAGGAGCACATGTGCAGCCAGTACACAACAAGCACCAACGATTTCATCTGCCCCCTTTGCGCCCTGGTCTGCACCTCTGAAATGGAGCTGCAGGAGCACCTCCTCTCCTGCCACATGGGGGCTCAGCAGACACCGAAGGAAGGCGGTGAGCAGGAGGCCTCCAGTTCACAGACT GTGATCTCACCGCACCATCCAGAGGGAGAGGCAGTGCAGTCAGCAGCCTCCGAGAAAGAGTCGCAGTTGGCTGTGACCCAGCAAGTGTTTGTGACTGTGGCAGGAGAAG ctgattgcctcgttcctccaagagaattagtgatgcacctAAGAGGCTgtggtgacagtcatggagaagtttttaaaaaggacaactgcaaactccgaactgcgccctggacaagattctga
- the zbtb40 gene encoding zinc finger and BTB domain-containing protein 40 isoform X6 → MTLHRNPFGVVIRVQLLVRAKHCFGWQPYTLHIAKHNNNEFNSNKLFFIFFGVNMVNSCCAVCCQNCRRSQRSNFSSQGVMNLPVQTNKMIELPNYSAQLMQQLWALQKEGHFCDCTVLVGEDPHRAHKLVLAASSMLFRSLLDLSDTVSIDTTLVSSQEFSCLLDMVYTGKLPLGKHNVSRIIAAADSLQMFDVAVSFKNVLTNIINQQSPASPSSTKVPILTPANKLPSPDPEVSLASSTKDNSAQGSKENKASKSGVEEANATVAKTTPVFLELASQLTEQLCGMPDVVQLFSQSAHSCLDEQERQLVCKCCEEAEPSTVVSKLLGKVEKGLFSEQTLLTLLRTVQQRAPSSFPVLLLSQLEELKNMQEPDGYQTGGGCEQENCSRSVIKLEQSNIEDPEVHERDAYCSSSKSYCCHWCKKSFAYKCRVMTHMKRCPMSKEGQLQCPQCSVKLANQRALQRHLAESHPGTVRDKKKKIACDLCGRTFAHPSGMIYHKRTEHFDEKPYACETCGAKFPATSSLKNHMRLHTGEKPYHCKHCDMSFSVAAALAYHTKKKHSEGKMYACQYCKAVFAQSIELTRHVRTHTGDRPYVCRECGKGHSQASGLTVHLQTFHNMSQPLNCQKCCLSFQTLEEHQKHIEELHLKVFHKCPTCSKVFTSALLLDKHKSIHTGVKPFICNLCNKSYQQLSGLWYHNRTNHPEVFANQTRQLKTLVQCEICFRFFPCASSLAKHREAEHEGSAASTVHCSHCQVVFGGPEEMQEHMCSQYTTSTNDFICPLCALVCTSEMELQEHLLSCHMGAQQTPKEGGEQEASSSQTVISPHHPEGEAVQSAASEKESQLAVTQQVFVTVAGEADCLVPPRELVMHLRGCGDSHGEVFKKDNCKLRTAPWTRF, encoded by the exons CAAGGAGTGATGAACCTTCCTGTTCAGACAAACAAAATGATTGAGCTCCCAAACTACAGCGCCCAGCTGATGCAGCAACTGTGGGCCCTACAAAAGGAGGGCCACTTTTGTGACTGCACTGTTCTGGTGGGAGAAGACCCTCACCGTGCACATAAACTGGTGCTGGCTGCTTCCAGCATGCTTTTCAG GTCACTGCTGGATCTTTCGGATACTGTCTCCATCGATACCACTTTGGTTTCCTCGCAGGAGTTCAGCTGTCTTCTGGACATGGTCTATACAGGCAAGCTACCTTTGGGAAAACATAATGTCAGCCGCATCATCGCCGCTGCAGACAGCCTGCAGATGTTTGATGTAGCTGTGAGCTTTAAAAATGTCCTCACCAACATTATTAACCAGCAGTCCCCAGCCTCCCCCTCCTCTACGAAGGTTCCAATCCTCACCCCAGCCAACAAACTTCCCAGCCCAGATCCTGAAGTTTCACTTGCTTCATCCACTAAAGACAACTCAGCTCAAG GgtccaaagaaaacaaagcctcAAAAAGTGGAGTAGAGGAAGCTAATGCAACAGTCGCAAAGACTACACCTGTTTTTTTGGAGCTTGCTTCTCAGCTGACCGAGCAACTTTGCGGCATGCCAGATGTTGTTCAGCTGTTTAGCCAATCAGCTCACAGCTGTCTGGATGAGCAGGAGAGACAG TTAGTGTGCAAGTGCTGTGAAGAAGCTGAGCCAAGCACAGTAGTAAGTAAGCTGTTGGGCAAAGTGGAGAAGGGACTTTTCAGTGAGCAAACTCTCCTGACGCTGCTCCGCACTGTCCAACAAAGGGCTCCCTCTTCCTTCCCTGTATTACTGCTCTCTCAGCTGGAGGAGTTGAAGAATATGCAGGAGCCAGATGGGTACCAGACTGGAG GCGGCTGTGAACAGGAGAACTGCAGCAGAAGTGTAATAAAGCTGGAGCAAAGCAACATAGAGGACCCTGAAGTGCATGAGAGAGATGCATACTGTTCGTCTTCAAAGTCTTACTGCTGTCACTGGTGTAAGAAGAGTTTTGCCTACAAGTGCCGTGTTATGACCCATATGAAGCGCTGCCCCATGTCCAAGGAAGGTCAGCTGCAGTGTCCACAATGTTCTGTGAAGCTGGCCAACCAGCGGGCATTACAGCGCCATTTGGCTGAGTCTCACCCAGGCACTGTAagagacaagaagaagaagatagccTGTGACCTATGTGGAAGAACCTTTGCACACCCATCAG GTATGATTTACCACAAGCGGACTGAGCATTTTGATGAGAAGCCATACGCCTGTGAGACATGTGGCGCTAAGTTTCCCGCCACCTCTTCTTTGAAGAATCACATGCGGCTGCACACAGGGGAAAAGCCCTACCATTGCAAACACTGTGACATGAGCTTTAGTGTGGCAGCCGCACTGGCCTACCACACCAAGAAGAAACACTCAGAGG gcAAGATGTATGCATGTCAGTATTGCAAGGCTGTCTTCGCCCAATCAATCGAGCTCACGCGGCATGTGAGAACGCACACAGGTGATCGGCCCTACGTATGTCGGGAATGTGGAAAAGGGCACAGCCAGGCCAGCGGGTTGACCGTCCACCTGCAAACCTTCCACA ACATGTCGCAGCCTCTCAACTGTCAAAAGTGTTGCCTCAGCTTCCAGACTTTAGAGGAGCATCAGAAGCACATAGAGGAGCTCCACTTAAAGGTGTTCCACAAGTGTCCCACATGCAGCAAAGTCTTCACCAGCGCTTTGCTGCTCGACAAACACAAGTCCATACACACTGGTGTCAAGCCCTTTATCTGCAACTTGTGCAACAAGTCTTACCAG CAACTGTCTGGCCTGTGGTACCATAACAGGACTAATCACCCTGAGGTGTTTGCTAACCAGACACGCCAATTGAAGACCCTGGTCCAATGTGAGATCTGCTTCAGATTCTTCCCCTGTGCCTCCAGCCTGGCCAAACACAGAGAAGCTGAACATGAAG GTTCTGCAGCATCCACCGTCCACTGCTCGCATTGTCAAGTCGTGTTTGGTGGGCCAGAAGAGATGCAGGAGCACATGTGCAGCCAGTACACAACAAGCACCAACGATTTCATCTGCCCCCTTTGCGCCCTGGTCTGCACCTCTGAAATGGAGCTGCAGGAGCACCTCCTCTCCTGCCACATGGGGGCTCAGCAGACACCGAAGGAAGGCGGTGAGCAGGAGGCCTCCAGTTCACAGACT GTGATCTCACCGCACCATCCAGAGGGAGAGGCAGTGCAGTCAGCAGCCTCCGAGAAAGAGTCGCAGTTGGCTGTGACCCAGCAAGTGTTTGTGACTGTGGCAGGAGAAG ctgattgcctcgttcctccaagagaattagtgatgcacctAAGAGGCTgtggtgacagtcatggagaagtttttaaaaaggacaactgcaaactccgaactgcgccctggacaagattctga